In Planktothrix tepida PCC 9214, a single window of DNA contains:
- a CDS encoding tetratricopeptide repeat protein — protein sequence MDQNLPPSSVITNLLNATFYEPCLKLRKELEELDTNYYIKRKDQPDSNALTIQDNSIIDVSATCLEKYQLEQNNIESINNEITLYLSNTSEDFQTDIKEKIANLQTQFNSSTQYQIESIKQELQDFKDFIVQSNNQIYQQIIRLFDNYVDLKEKELETIKAISKSNQEHTRKLQEQRFAYQSQMQERKLQAKWDEKTWFSKVSRNEIERILKNQKELLILVSPPKFSSDCPQNLINNLPIEINNEVKAFADVLNGDVDSYPIKVYTDLFKEAVTSVDLERLSDILSPLPFASISCEVTDYKLYINCTISDFYEKNLFSLPLKEWKWGQDFKELFKKGESNSNRLKIVRQITVAIHKILVALLKDIYSLILDPYSESWLLKAEGSYFLKKDNHFLKIMGLDLEDANFALDIINPVIDLIKEIQYQYQFRFWYNRGCEFFNKNEYDKAINLLLKAEEYIHKVSIDDFYCQLGMAYYCNSNFEKALNYFHKEIKLNSKNFNVWYYSAKSLSHLKDYDNALSNYEKALSIKPYDLDTILSIGEILIRFKNYKETIEKYILTINYYTEDDISANCHIFSKIFSQRAYLYIRLENFNNAFNDLQEILKLYPEFFEEDNLCNLCNGIIYLNNKKYEESLYSFNKVSDNYIEEELKLYFEPYEFYYYKGQAESGFGRYSDATESYNIALKNNPKLEKNEEFLSAFEKAKRRSSKVCLVITLPIFIVSKLLILIKNILNFLREV from the coding sequence ATGGATCAAAACTTACCTCCTTCTTCGGTTATAACTAATTTATTGAATGCTACTTTTTATGAACCTTGTTTAAAACTTAGAAAAGAATTAGAAGAACTTGATACAAATTATTATATTAAACGAAAAGATCAACCTGATTCTAATGCTTTAACCATTCAAGATAATAGTATAATAGATGTGTCAGCAACCTGCTTAGAAAAATATCAATTAGAGCAAAATAATATTGAATCTATAAATAATGAAATTACCTTGTATTTATCTAATACATCCGAAGATTTCCAAACTGATATAAAAGAAAAAATAGCTAATTTACAGACGCAATTTAATTCTAGTACACAATATCAAATTGAAAGTATAAAGCAAGAATTGCAAGATTTTAAAGATTTTATTGTACAAAGCAATAATCAGATTTATCAACAAATTATAAGGCTTTTTGATAATTATGTTGATTTAAAAGAAAAAGAATTAGAAACTATTAAAGCCATCAGTAAATCTAACCAGGAACACACAAGAAAGCTACAAGAACAACGATTTGCTTATCAATCTCAAATGCAAGAAAGAAAGCTACAGGCAAAATGGGATGAAAAAACTTGGTTCTCAAAAGTAAGCCGTAATGAAATCGAGCGAATATTAAAAAATCAAAAAGAATTACTAATATTAGTTTCACCTCCTAAATTTAGCTCAGACTGTCCACAAAACCTTATTAACAATTTACCTATTGAGATTAATAACGAGGTTAAAGCTTTTGCTGATGTTTTAAATGGAGATGTTGATTCATATCCTATAAAAGTCTATACAGATTTATTTAAAGAAGCTGTAACATCTGTTGACTTAGAAAGATTATCAGATATTTTAAGTCCACTTCCTTTTGCTTCAATATCTTGTGAAGTGACTGATTATAAATTATATATAAATTGTACTATTAGCGATTTTTATGAGAAAAACTTATTTTCGCTACCATTAAAAGAATGGAAATGGGGGCAAGATTTTAAGGAATTATTTAAGAAAGGTGAATCTAATTCAAACAGATTAAAAATCGTTAGACAAATTACTGTAGCTATCCATAAAATTTTAGTGGCTTTATTGAAAGATATATATTCTTTAATTTTAGACCCTTATTCAGAGTCTTGGCTACTTAAAGCAGAAGGCTCTTACTTTTTAAAAAAAGATAACCATTTTTTAAAAATTATGGGGTTAGATTTAGAAGATGCAAATTTTGCTTTAGATATTATAAATCCTGTCATTGATTTAATAAAAGAGATTCAATACCAGTACCAATTTAGATTTTGGTATAATAGAGGATGCGAATTTTTTAATAAAAATGAATATGACAAGGCTATTAATTTATTATTAAAAGCTGAAGAATATATTCACAAAGTTAGTATTGATGATTTCTACTGCCAGCTAGGAATGGCATATTATTGTAATAGTAATTTTGAAAAAGCTTTAAACTATTTTCACAAAGAAATTAAATTAAACTCTAAAAATTTTAATGTTTGGTATTATTCAGCAAAATCTCTCAGCCATCTTAAAGATTATGATAATGCACTTAGTAACTATGAAAAGGCTTTGTCTATTAAACCTTATGATCTTGATACTATTCTTAGTATAGGAGAAATATTAATTAGATTCAAAAATTATAAAGAAACTATAGAAAAATATATATTAACTATAAATTATTATACAGAGGATGATATTAGTGCAAATTGTCATATCTTTTCTAAAATTTTTTCTCAAAGAGCATATCTTTATATAAGATTGGAGAACTTTAATAATGCTTTTAATGATTTACAAGAAATACTAAAATTATATCCAGAGTTTTTTGAAGAAGATAATTTATGCAATTTGTGTAATGGTATTATTTATTTAAACAATAAAAAATATGAAGAAAGTCTATATAGCTTCAATAAAGTATCCGATAATTATATTGAAGAGGAATTAAAATTATATTTTGAGCCTTACGAATTTTACTATTATAAAGGACAAGCTGAATCTGGTTTTGGAAGATATAGTGATGCTACCGAAAGTTATAATATAGCTCTTAAAAACAACCCTAAACTTGAGAAAAATGAAGAATTTTTGAGTGCTTTTGAAAAAGCCAAAAGGAGGAGTAGTAAAGTATGCCTAGTAATAACACTACCAATATTTATAGTATCTAAATTATTAATTTTGATTAAAAATATATTAAACTTTCTTAGGGAAGTATAG
- the pgeF gene encoding peptidoglycan editing factor PgeF — MHTWHWQSWDGLPYLTCSLLKDWQHGFFTRSFSPRTPSDLVDVLQPSVPVYRVKQVHGNVVLKTGTVDPLEPSTAEDIPLLEADGLFAENSSEAVWVATADCVPVLIADTQTGKVAAVHAGWRGTAAKIVPEAIAHFQAVGSQLEDLRVALGPAISGEVYQVSLDVATQLAQSLAFDTEAEGLEPIYQLPNSPLLPDPEPHKVRLDVRRFNRLQLEQLGITPDQIAIAPYCTYQDPNAFFSYRRDNLKKVQWSGIVSQ, encoded by the coding sequence ATGCACACTTGGCACTGGCAAAGCTGGGATGGATTACCTTATTTAACCTGTAGTTTACTTAAAGATTGGCAACACGGCTTTTTTACTCGTTCCTTTAGTCCTCGCACACCCTCCGATTTAGTTGATGTTCTGCAACCTTCAGTTCCAGTGTATCGAGTTAAACAAGTGCATGGAAATGTAGTATTAAAAACGGGAACTGTAGACCCCCTGGAGCCTTCAACCGCAGAAGATATTCCCCTTTTGGAAGCCGATGGTTTATTTGCAGAAAATTCCTCAGAAGCCGTTTGGGTGGCGACAGCAGATTGTGTTCCGGTGTTAATTGCAGATACTCAAACCGGAAAAGTGGCGGCGGTTCATGCCGGATGGCGAGGAACGGCTGCTAAAATTGTTCCTGAAGCGATCGCACATTTCCAAGCGGTCGGTAGTCAATTAGAGGATCTACGAGTCGCTTTAGGGCCAGCTATTTCCGGGGAAGTGTATCAAGTTTCCTTGGATGTCGCCACACAGTTAGCTCAAAGTCTGGCTTTCGACACCGAAGCAGAAGGATTAGAACCCATCTATCAACTCCCCAATTCCCCCTTACTTCCCGACCCTGAACCCCATAAAGTTCGCTTAGATGTACGACGGTTTAATCGCTTACAACTAGAACAGTTAGGGATTACACCCGACCAAATCGCCATCGCTCCCTATTGTACCTATCAAGATCCCAATGCCTTCTTCTCCTACCGCCGAGACAACTTAAAAAAAGTCCAATGGTCAGGAATTGTCAGTCAATAA
- a CDS encoding CPP1-like family protein: MSEQSPYEQLGVTVDASFDEIQEARDRLKQQYSGERKLLESIEAAYDAILMDRLKLRQEGKIKVPERIRFPERATPTPPPGLQPPANQKPNWLQQLLDTPSRADLLWPSGIYAALGGLSLYPGSPDSILTLTLALGVGSCLYFLNRKENKFGRAVLLTVTGLITGLLLGSLLSSLIGTPLAVEQFISLITFTILWLVSCFLR; encoded by the coding sequence ATGAGCGAGCAAAGTCCCTACGAACAGCTTGGGGTTACCGTTGATGCCTCCTTTGATGAAATTCAGGAAGCCCGGGATCGCCTAAAACAACAATATAGTGGTGAACGTAAGCTGCTGGAATCCATTGAAGCAGCTTATGATGCCATTTTGATGGATCGGCTAAAACTGCGACAAGAGGGCAAAATTAAAGTCCCTGAACGGATTCGTTTTCCTGAACGAGCGACCCCAACTCCCCCGCCCGGTTTGCAACCTCCAGCGAATCAAAAACCCAATTGGTTACAACAACTGCTGGATACTCCTAGCCGTGCTGATCTGCTATGGCCATCGGGAATTTATGCAGCGTTAGGGGGTTTAAGTTTATATCCCGGTTCGCCTGACTCGATTTTAACGCTGACCCTGGCCTTGGGGGTTGGATCTTGTCTGTATTTTCTCAACCGCAAAGAAAATAAGTTTGGTCGGGCTGTTTTATTAACAGTGACAGGTTTAATTACGGGGTTGTTGTTGGGGAGTTTACTCAGTTCATTGATTGGAACACCCTTAGCAGTAGAACAGTTTATTTCTCTAATCACTTTTACGATTTTGTGGCTTGTGAGTTGCTTTCTACGTTAA
- the ftsH3 gene encoding ATP-dependent zinc metalloprotease FtsH3 encodes MNKRWRNAGLYALLAIVVLALATAFFDKQPQTRESWKYSTFIQEVKSNKVERVSLSSDRSRALVTAQDGNKILVNLPNDPELIDILTQNNVDISVLPQNDDSFWFKALSSLFFPVLLLVGLFFLLRRAQNGPGSQAMNFGKSKARVQMEPQTQVTFGDVAGIEQAKLELSEVVDFLKNADRFTAVGAKIPKGVLLVGPPGTGKTLLAKAVAGEAGVPFFSISGSEFVEMFVGVGASRVRDLFEQAKANAPCIVFIDEIDAVGRQRGAGLGGGNDEREQTLNQLLTEMDGFEGNTGIIIIAATNRPDVLDAALMRPGRFDRQVVVDRPDYNGRSEILRVHARGKTLAKDVDLDKIARRTPGFTGADLSNLLNEAAILAARRNLTEISMDEVNDAIDRVLAGPEKKDRVMSEKRKTLVAYHEAGHALVGALMPDYDPVQKISIIPRGRAGGLTWFMPSEERMDSGLFSRSYLQNQMAVALGGRVAEEIIFGEEEVTTGASNDLQQVTRVARQMITRYGMSDRLGPVALGRQQGNIFLGRDIMSERDFSEETASAIDEEVRQLVDEAYKRAKQVLVENRHVLNQLADLLIDKETVDSDELQDLLANNDVKMAVIA; translated from the coding sequence GTGAACAAACGCTGGAGAAATGCAGGGTTATACGCCCTGCTCGCCATTGTCGTCTTAGCATTAGCAACCGCCTTTTTTGACAAACAGCCCCAAACGCGGGAAAGCTGGAAGTATAGTACCTTTATTCAAGAAGTCAAGAGTAATAAAGTTGAACGGGTCAGCCTGAGTTCTGATCGTTCCAGAGCCTTAGTCACGGCTCAAGATGGGAATAAAATTTTAGTGAACCTCCCTAACGATCCTGAACTGATCGATATCCTGACTCAAAATAATGTTGATATTTCAGTTCTACCCCAGAACGATGACAGCTTTTGGTTCAAAGCCCTCAGCAGTCTGTTCTTCCCCGTTTTGCTCTTAGTGGGTTTATTTTTTTTATTGCGTCGCGCTCAGAATGGCCCTGGTAGCCAAGCCATGAACTTTGGTAAGTCCAAAGCGAGAGTGCAGATGGAACCTCAAACCCAAGTCACCTTCGGGGATGTGGCAGGTATTGAACAAGCTAAACTCGAACTCAGCGAAGTGGTAGACTTCCTGAAAAATGCCGATCGGTTTACGGCCGTCGGTGCGAAAATTCCCAAAGGGGTATTATTAGTCGGCCCCCCAGGAACCGGGAAAACCCTGTTAGCCAAAGCCGTTGCGGGTGAAGCCGGAGTTCCCTTCTTCAGTATTTCTGGTTCAGAATTTGTGGAAATGTTCGTCGGGGTCGGGGCGTCCCGGGTTCGTGACCTGTTTGAACAAGCCAAAGCCAATGCGCCTTGTATCGTCTTTATCGATGAAATTGACGCCGTTGGTCGTCAACGGGGGGCAGGTTTAGGTGGCGGTAACGATGAACGCGAACAAACCCTCAACCAGTTATTAACGGAAATGGACGGGTTTGAAGGTAACACAGGCATTATTATTATTGCCGCCACGAACCGTCCTGATGTTTTAGATGCTGCTTTAATGCGTCCGGGTCGCTTTGACCGTCAAGTGGTGGTTGACCGTCCCGACTATAACGGTCGTTCCGAAATTCTCCGAGTTCATGCACGGGGTAAAACCTTGGCTAAAGATGTGGACTTGGACAAAATTGCCCGTCGGACTCCTGGGTTTACCGGGGCGGACTTATCCAACCTGTTGAACGAAGCTGCTATTTTAGCCGCCCGTCGCAACCTCACCGAAATTTCAATGGATGAAGTTAATGATGCCATTGACCGGGTGTTAGCGGGGCCAGAGAAGAAAGATCGGGTGATGAGCGAAAAACGCAAAACCTTGGTGGCTTATCACGAAGCGGGTCATGCTTTAGTCGGGGCGTTAATGCCTGACTATGACCCCGTACAGAAAATTAGCATTATTCCTCGCGGTCGGGCCGGAGGGTTAACTTGGTTTATGCCTAGTGAAGAACGGATGGACTCCGGTTTATTCAGTCGTTCCTATCTGCAAAATCAAATGGCCGTTGCCTTGGGTGGTCGGGTGGCTGAAGAAATTATCTTTGGGGAAGAAGAAGTTACCACAGGGGCTTCTAATGACCTACAACAGGTCACTCGTGTGGCTCGTCAAATGATTACTCGCTATGGCATGAGCGATCGCCTTGGCCCGGTGGCATTAGGTCGTCAACAGGGTAATATCTTCCTGGGACGGGATATTATGTCAGAACGGGATTTTTCTGAAGAAACCGCCTCTGCCATTGATGAAGAAGTTCGCCAACTGGTGGATGAAGCTTATAAACGGGCGAAACAAGTATTAGTAGAAAACCGCCATGTTCTGAATCAATTAGCGGATTTGTTAATTGATAAAGAGACTGTAGATTCGGATGAACTGCAAGACTTATTAGCCAATAATGATGTAAAAATGGCTGTGATCGCTTAA